A genomic window from Dermacentor silvarum isolate Dsil-2018 chromosome 9, BIME_Dsil_1.4, whole genome shotgun sequence includes:
- the LOC125940302 gene encoding uncharacterized protein LOC125940302: MSSDGAAIAAKLGRGNRLSAMESEYQVVLPSLPTGRFVLNTVFLHADVKARPYRVEDFRDALAQYSVLPEVVALGAYRMSHVWAVTFKDAEAFRKLVSIGELQVKSKRCIVIDPANRDVRMKVHWLLHSVPDVDVRLAFMPFGKVTDIVRERWRAEGLTDKGSTTRLVTLKLNAGVKIDDLPHQLSVSGELALVVVPGRAPLCLRCRGTGHIRRECRIPRCGVCRRFGHEDGQCERTYASVTGPGGSEDTADLLMDEADLEEATPQANSREAQPSKPSSCPEGERNKQQDAVTSKDQHEPAKGVDSASTGRDTPADVQLPVSVTESVEECMDVSRDGASSMAGKRAYERRVDSEQQRDDGGGGEPPTKTPGVRRSPYRPRPNIPGEPLRAANPPP; this comes from the coding sequence ATGAGCTCCGACGGAGCGGCGATAGCGGCCAAGctcggccgcggtaacaggttaTCGGCAATGGAAAGCGAATACCAGGTTGTTCTGCCCAGTTTGCCTACAGGTCGGTTCGTTTTaaataccgtgtttttgcacgcGGACGTCAAGGCTCGCCCCTACAGGGTAGAAGACTTCCGCGACGCTCTGGCCCAGTATTCGGTGCTCCCCGAGGTAGTCGCCTTGGGGGCgtaccgtatgagccatgtgtGGGCGGTCACCTTTAAGGACGCAGAAGCGTTCAGGAAGTTGGTCAGCATCGGTGAACTGCAAGTTAAAAGCAAGCGCTGTATCGTCATCGACCCGGCCAACAGGGACGTCCGAATGAAGGTACACTGGTTGCTCCACAGTGTGCCTGACGTGGACGTGCGCCTTGCCTTCATGCCTTTCGGTAAAGTCACCGACATTGTCAGGGAGCGTTGGCGGGCCGAGGGATTGACTGACAAAGGGTCTACAACGAGGCTTGTGACTCTGAAGCTGAACGCCGGAGTCAAAATTGACGACTTGCCACACCAGCTAAGTGTGTCCGGTGAGCTCGCCCTCGTCGTTGTACCGGGCAGGGCTCCGCTCTGCCTTCGCTGCCGGGGAACGGGCCATATCCGTCGCGAGTGCCGCATCCCGCGATGTGGTGTTTGTCGGCGTTTCGGTCACGAAGACGGCCAGTGTGAGCGAACGTACGCCAGCGTGACGGGGCCTGGGGGCAGCGAGGACACCGCCGACCTGCTCATGGACGAGGCAGACTTGGAAGAGGCGACGCCTCAGGCAAACTCCCGTGAAGCACAGCCGTCTAAACCGTCCTCTTGTCCGGAGGGCGAGCGTAACAAGCAGCAAGACGCCGTAACTTCCAAGGACCAGCACGAGCCCGCCAAAGGTGTTGACTCTGCATCGACTGGACGGGATACGCCAGCAGATGTGCAGCTTCCGGTGAGCGTGACTGAATCCGTGGAGGAGTGCATGGATGTTTCGCGCGACGGAGCTAGCTCGATGGCCGGGAAGCGGGCGTATGAGAGGAGGGTGGACAGTGAGCAACAGCGGGACGACGGTGGAGGCGGCGAGCCGCCGACAAAAACGCCAGGTGTGAGGCGCTCTCCTTATAGACCGCGACCTAACATTCCGGGCGAACCACTGCGGGCGGCGAATCCGCCTCCGTAG